The DNA window GATCTCGCAGAATATTTAGATTGTAAAGCATCTTTTTATGATCCTGATGATGATCTAAGCCATCTCAATAAAAAGCAACTTACCTTAGCAATGAAAAATAGCCAATTAATTGATAGCTTTAATAATTGTCGTACATCCCTGCTCTATCGGCTTGGCAGCCAATATTATCATAACAATACAACACAAATGATTAATCAATTTTTTGCGGCACAATCTATTCATGAACAAATGAATTCTAATTATTTTCGCTATCCTGAATTACTCCAAGAATTAAAATATAGTGATCTTCTTTTTCGTATTCAACGTTTATTAGAATTACAAGCGCAAGCATGTCGAGATATTGCAAATGATCTCCAACAACACCGTCAATACCACTACAATCAACGTTTGGAGCAAGTATTTAATCACCTTGAAGCCTCTTTTGAACAATATCGTCAATCACATCAGCAAAGTAAAAATTTAGCTAATTTTGCAATTCTGTTAACCAGTTTACAATCTATTAATCACCAAATTCGTTATCTCAATGACAATAATTCCGCTCAATCAAATGATTCTATCCTTTCTTTACAAGCTAAAGAAGAACACACCTTAAATTTAAAAGAGATTTGGCAGTTATTAAAAAGTCAATGTAGTTTTGAATCACAATTCTTTCGCCACGCATTACGCTTAGCCATAGTCGTTGCAATTTGCTGTTCAATCGTAAAAGGTTTAAACCTAGAACGTGGATATTGGATTTTATTAACCGCTGTTTTTGTTTGCCAACCGAATTACACTGCCACTCGAACTCGTTTAAAACAACGAATTATTGGGACATTACTTGGCGTACTTGTTGGCTCTCTGCTACCTTATTTTACTAGCAGTATTGAAAGCAAACTAGGCATTGTTGTTGCCACCAGTACCTTATTCTTATTTTTCCGTACCAATAATTATAGCTTTTCAACTTTCTTTATCACGATCCAAGTCCTAATGAGTTTTAATATTCTAGGCTTAGATATTGCTTCCGCTATCATACCAAGAGTAATTGATACGCTAATAGGCTCAACAATAACTTGGCTAGCTGTTTCCTATTTATGGCCAGATTGGAAATATTTACGCCTTGATTATATTTTAGATAAAACCATTAAATATGATGCACGTTATCTTCTAATTGCAATTGTACAATTACATTTTGGCCAACGAAACAATAGTCAATACCGTCAAATTTATCATATGGTATATAACAGTGCTTCAGCTTTAAGCACCACGGTCTCTAATATGAATTATGAAGCAAATAAAGATCGAGATAGACTCAATAATGCCTTTGAATTACTTAAATTAAATTCCTCTTTGGTAAGTTATATCACTGCATTATCTGCTTGTTATCAACATATTAATACACACTTCCCAGCTGACTTATACTTATTAGCACGCCGTTTAATGACCCTATTAGAACAATTAGACAGGTTGGAGCAAACTGAATTTAACGATAATATCACCAGTATTCAAAAAGGGTTAACTGAATTCAGTATGCTCCCTGAAGCAGAAAGTAAAGGCTTTAATCTGCCTGTACAACAACTACAAATGCTTACACAGGTATTGATACTCTTTTATACCGCCTATCATCAAGAAAAATGCCTAACAAAAAATAGTTCCAAATAATATGATAAGCCATGCTTTATTCTTGCAAAGCTAACGCATTTTCTTCTAGCTCGTCTGCCATTGAAGCTAAAGCTACTCTGGTTAAACGAGCTAATGCTCGATAAAAAACCGTCTTAGCATGTGCTTCAATTTTTCCCAGAAATTTGGCCATTGTTGGTAATAAATATTGTTCAAATAACTGCTGTTGAGCCTGTAACGAACCGCTATTATCTTCTAACCAAGAAGCAGTTAAAAGTAATAAACCAACTTGATCAGCTTGTGCAACATCTGGAATGCCTCTTTCTTGGCGAAAAGCAACAAACTGCTCGACTGAAATAGCATAATCACTAATACGAAAACTTACCGCTTGATTAAGTGTTTGATAATCTTCAACTAAAACCGCAAGATCTTGTTTTTGTTGCAACTGTTTTAATGCAACTGAAATTTGATCATCCTCAACCAATGCCCAAACCTGACTCAACCCTTGCTGTTCTAACCACTGTAATACCCCTGTTAGCACGGGATCTTGAGGGGAACGGTAAAATAAATTCCCAAATAAGCGACATAATAACGAAAAATCATTAATTTGATTTGACATAACTACTCCATTACATTTAAACGATAACAATTTTAATCATAGGTATAATATTTCGCTAAGAATAAGCATTTCATTTATAATAAAAAATTTTAACGATATTCAAAGGAAAGAGAAAGTGAAATATATTGGTGCCCACGTTAGTGCTGCTGGTGGTGTTGAAAATGCGGTTATACGTGCAGTAGAAATTAATGCAAATGCTTTTGCTTTGTTTACAAAAAATCAACGTCAATGGCAAGCACCTGCTTTAAAAAAAGATACCATTGAGAAATTTAAACGCTTCTGTCAGGTCCATCATTTTACCCCAGATCAAATTCTCCCTCACGATAGCTATCTCATTAATCTTGGACACCCTGAAACAGAAGGATTAGAAAAATCTCGTTCTGCCTTTATTGATGAAATGGAACGTTGTAATCAACTAGGCTTAACTCGACTTAATTTCCACCCGGGAAGTCATTTAAAAAAAATTGATGAACAAGCCTGCTTACTGCGAATTGCTGAATCAATTAATCTCGCCATAAGCCAAGTGCCAAATGTTATGGCTGTAATTGAAAATAC is part of the Mergibacter septicus genome and encodes:
- the yccS gene encoding YccS family putative transporter — translated: MDYQSPLYLFRTWFNTKIIAIIPIFIAVNIAAIFVWYFEITKISMPLILGVIAGGLVDLDNNLKGRISNLFYTLIAFSISSLIVQLTFINHSLFILSMALMAFTFTMFGVIGQRHNTIAFGSLVVSLYTMLTYNDAQIWYLNSVLILIGTILYSLLSMLIYLLFPLRPIQEKLAKTFFDLAEYLDCKASFYDPDDDLSHLNKKQLTLAMKNSQLIDSFNNCRTSLLYRLGSQYYHNNTTQMINQFFAAQSIHEQMNSNYFRYPELLQELKYSDLLFRIQRLLELQAQACRDIANDLQQHRQYHYNQRLEQVFNHLEASFEQYRQSHQQSKNLANFAILLTSLQSINHQIRYLNDNNSAQSNDSILSLQAKEEHTLNLKEIWQLLKSQCSFESQFFRHALRLAIVVAICCSIVKGLNLERGYWILLTAVFVCQPNYTATRTRLKQRIIGTLLGVLVGSLLPYFTSSIESKLGIVVATSTLFLFFRTNNYSFSTFFITIQVLMSFNILGLDIASAIIPRVIDTLIGSTITWLAVSYLWPDWKYLRLDYILDKTIKYDARYLLIAIVQLHFGQRNNSQYRQIYHMVYNSASALSTTVSNMNYEANKDRDRLNNAFELLKLNSSLVSYITALSACYQHINTHFPADLYLLARRLMTLLEQLDRLEQTEFNDNITSIQKGLTEFSMLPEAESKGFNLPVQQLQMLTQVLILFYTAYHQEKCLTKNSSK
- a CDS encoding TorD/DmsD family molecular chaperone; translated protein: MSNQINDFSLLCRLFGNLFYRSPQDPVLTGVLQWLEQQGLSQVWALVEDDQISVALKQLQQKQDLAVLVEDYQTLNQAVSFRISDYAISVEQFVAFRQERGIPDVAQADQVGLLLLTASWLEDNSGSLQAQQQLFEQYLLPTMAKFLGKIEAHAKTVFYRALARLTRVALASMADELEENALALQE
- the nfo gene encoding deoxyribonuclease IV, yielding MKYIGAHVSAAGGVENAVIRAVEINANAFALFTKNQRQWQAPALKKDTIEKFKRFCQVHHFTPDQILPHDSYLINLGHPETEGLEKSRSAFIDEMERCNQLGLTRLNFHPGSHLKKIDEQACLLRIAESINLAISQVPNVMAVIENTAGQGSNLGWQFEHLAKIIEYVEDKSRVGVCLDTCHTFSAGYDISTTQGCEQTFNEFEQIVGFQFLAGMHLNGSKTPLGSRVDRHHCLQQGTIGTAVFEYIMNDNRFDRIPLILETINPDIWKEEITWLRSLQN